Proteins encoded by one window of Arachis hypogaea cultivar Tifrunner chromosome 1, arahy.Tifrunner.gnm2.J5K5, whole genome shotgun sequence:
- the LOC140178327 gene encoding uncharacterized protein — MRKRKSTWEARRYNGPHTCMATSISSDHKQLDYHVICARIFPLVRADASVSIKVLQEATEATYDFKPSYRKVWLAKQKAVAQIYGDWEESYADLPRWILGVTFTMDGSVALLKTSPVRVGDQVDEDRVYFHRMFWIFPPCIEALCHCKPLVSIDRTHLYGKYGGTLLLAIAQDGNSNILPVAFALVEGKNAESWSYFLSNLRRHVTPQQGILVISDRHNGIKATLESPDSGWQPPYAYRAFCIRHVAANFALTFKG, encoded by the coding sequence ATGCGGAAAAGGAAGAGCACATGGGAAGCTAGGAGGTACAACGGACCACACACGTGTATGGCCACATCGATATCGAGCGACCACAAgcagcttgattatcatgtcatCTGTGCGAGGATCTTTCCATTGGTTAGAGCTGATGCGTCGGTGTCGATTAAGGTGTTGCAAGAGGCAACAGAAGCAACATATGATTTCAAGCCTAGTTATCGGAAGGTGtggttggcgaagcagaaggcagtAGCACAGATCTACGgcgattgggaggagtcatatgcGGATTTGCCCCGTTGGATCCTTGGGGTCACATTCACCATGGACGGTTCCGTTGCTCTGCTAAAGACCTCCCCGGTTAGAGTGGGTGACCAGGTTGATGAAGATAGAGTCTACTTTCATCGCATGTTTTGGATATTTCCTCCATGTATTGAGGCATTATGCCACTGTAAGCCACTCGTCAGTATCGACAGGACACACctgtatggcaagtatggaggGACCTTGTTGTTGGCGATTGCTCAGGATGGGAATTCGAATATTTTGCCTGTTGCGTTTGCACTAGTGGAGGGAAAAAATGCAGAGTCTTGGTCATACTTTCTATCCAATCTTAGAAGACATGTTACTCCACAGCAAGGTATTCTCGTGATCTCTGATAGACACAATGGCATCAAGGCTACGCTGGAGTCCCCAGATAGTGGTTGGCAACCTCCCTATGCTTATAGGGCATTTTGTATTCGGCATGTTGCTGCAAATTTCGCCCTCACCTTCAAGGGGTAG